The Thermincola ferriacetica genomic interval CCGGAATCATTGTGGGATGTACCCTGACTTCAATTTTTCCGTCAGTTTCTTTCCCTATAGCCAATAACTTGACCACAAAATTCAATTCTTTGGCATATTCTATATCCCGGGCAGTAATCTTACTAATGCCCTCAACATAAACATCGTCAAAAGATACCCTGGCATTAAACGCAATTGAGGCAAGAATGGCTAATTTTCTGGCGGCATCCAGACCTTCCACATCAGAAGTGGGGTCTGCTTCTGCATATCCCTTGGCCTGGGCTTCTGCCAAGACCTCTTTATAACTGGAACCCTCGTTGGTCATTTTTGTAAGCATATAATTCGTGGTTCCGTTTACAATTCCGTAAATTGCTTCAATTTTATTCCCGGCAAGGCATTCTTTTAGCGGTCTGATGATTGGTATGCCACCGCCAACGCTGGCTTCAAAAAGCAGGTCACAGTTATTGGCCTCAGCCAGTTCATAGAGTTCCCGCCCCTGAACAGCCAGCAGGTCCTTATTTGCGGTTACCACACTTTTTCCCGCTTTTAATGCTTTATGTATGAATTCTCCGGCAACCTCAATGCCGCCGATTACCTCAACAACTATTTTAATTTCAGGGTCATCAATAATATCGTTTATGTCAGTAGTTATGATCTCAGCCGGAACACCGGCTGCCACAGCCTTTTCCTTATCCCTTTCCAAAACACGTTTAACGGTAATATCTGCTCCTACTTTTTTCTGAATGTTATCCCTATTCTTAGCCAAAACCTTCCATACGCCGCCACCTACTGTTCCACAGCCCAGCAATCCTATTTTTATTTCTCTCTCCATCTAATCTTCCCTCCTATGAAATATTGCATTTATTATTCTTGCCCTATCAACTCTACCTTTTTTACACCTTTTATTAAACCCAGAGATTGCAACAAGGTATCTACAGAAACAACCATACCGGCTGTTTCAATAGAAAGAGTGACGTTTGCAACCCCCTGCAGCGGAATTCCCTGATGAATAGTCAGGATACTGCCTTGTTCGGCCGCTATCGTATTAAGTACCGTGGATAAAACTCCCTTTCTATGCTCTAACAGTAGAGCAATAGTGATTATTTTGTCTCGAACAGCCCGAAAAAAAGGGAAAACGCCGTCTTTATATTTGTAAAAAGCGCTGCGGCTGAGACCCACTTTTTCGACAGCTTCATGAACTGTCTCTACCTCCCCCCGCGCCAACATCTCCTTGGCTTCTGCTGTTTTCAGTATGGCGCTGGGAA includes:
- a CDS encoding homoserine dehydrogenase, coding for MEREIKIGLLGCGTVGGGVWKVLAKNRDNIQKKVGADITVKRVLERDKEKAVAAGVPAEIITTDINDIIDDPEIKIVVEVIGGIEVAGEFIHKALKAGKSVVTANKDLLAVQGRELYELAEANNCDLLFEASVGGGIPIIRPLKECLAGNKIEAIYGIVNGTTNYMLTKMTNEGSSYKEVLAEAQAKGYAEADPTSDVEGLDAARKLAILASIAFNARVSFDDVYVEGISKITARDIEYAKELNFVVKLLAIGKETDGKIEVRVHPTMIPVNHPLASVNDVFNAIFVKGDALGEAMFYGRGAGELPTASAVVGDIIDAARNIIKGVPGRIGCTCFDRAGCSCFEKKQIKDMGETQAKYYIRLKVLDRPGVLAAIASVFGNQEVSVASVIQKRNIGKIAEIVWVTHEVMEKNIQDALKIIAGLSIVEEVSNVIRVEGE
- a CDS encoding ACT domain-containing protein; translation: MDNTKTSQKYYIVAEDILPSAILKTAEAKEMLARGEVETVHEAVEKVGLSRSAFYKYKDGVFPFFRAVRDKIITIALLLEHRKGVLSTVLNTIAAEQGSILTIHQGIPLQGVANVTLSIETAGMVVSVDTLLQSLGLIKGVKKVELIGQE